The genome window TACGTCTTAGCTTCTTCAGCGCTCATGAAGAAGTCACGGTCTGTATCCCGCTCAATTTTCTCAAGAGGTTGACCCGTACGATCGACGTATATTTGATTCAGTTTCTGACGTGTTTTAATAATCCATTCTGCGTGTATCTTAATATCCGCAGCCTGTCCTTGAATACCGCCAAGTGGCTGATGAATCATTACTTCACTGTTCGTCAGCGCATATCTCTTGCCAGGTGCACCGGCTGTTAGCAATAACGAGCCCATGCTTGCTGCCATCCCTACGCAAATGGTAGATACATCCGGCTTGATAAATTGCATCGTATCGTATATACCCATCCCTGCGGTGACAGAACCACCAGGTGAGTTAATGTACAAGCTGATATCCTTTTCAGGATCGTCGGCTGCCAAAAACAAAAGCTGTGCTATGACAAGATTGGCTACATCGTCATCAATCGCACTGGTTAGAAAGATAATGCGATCTTTCAGCAAACGTGAATATATATCGTAAGACCGCTCGCCTCGATTGGTTTGTTCTATAACCATTGGCACCAGACTCATGAGACCAACCTCTTTTCTACATGTAATTAGACATAGGCCACCTGTAAAGCAAACCCAAATTCATTCTAACACTTTCCTGTGACAATGTCATTTTTCACAAGAGGGGTCAGATATCAGTTTGATTACTTTTTTAGCCTGATCATATTTAACCATGTTTTCTATGTATGTGCAAATTGAAGCCATCCTATGCCGTCTTGCCGTTTTTTATTTGCTTGAAGTACATAGGTATGTAAAAAGTGTACACAGATCAATAAAATTAGTTTACATCCATATAATTACTTCATTTTCTATAAAATGGATGTAATAATTTAAAAATAAGGCACGCAATAATTCACGTGCCTTATCGTTTATTCAACTGACAAGTTGATCACAGCTTGTCTTATTTTTCGTCAGCTTCTGCAACAACTTCTTCAGCCGGAGCTTCAACCGGTTCAACAACTGTGCTGTTCTCAACAAGAACGTCAATCGTTTTACGCAGTTTCACTTCATCGCGAAGGCTGTCCAGGGAACCATTACCTTCGAGGATGC of Paenibacillus sp. FSL R5-0517 contains these proteins:
- the clpP gene encoding ATP-dependent Clp endopeptidase proteolytic subunit ClpP, with protein sequence MSLVPMVIEQTNRGERSYDIYSRLLKDRIIFLTSAIDDDVANLVIAQLLFLAADDPEKDISLYINSPGGSVTAGMGIYDTMQFIKPDVSTICVGMAASMGSLLLTAGAPGKRYALTNSEVMIHQPLGGIQGQAADIKIHAEWIIKTRQKLNQIYVDRTGQPLEKIERDTDRDFFMSAEEAKTYGIIDQVLSRPINS